One window of the Ammospiza nelsoni isolate bAmmNel1 chromosome 17, bAmmNel1.pri, whole genome shotgun sequence genome contains the following:
- the LOC132080786 gene encoding serine/threonine-protein kinase PAK 1-like, whose protein sequence is MAPEVVTGQPYGPKVDIWSFGIVGIEMIEQEPPYLGESSGTATYLIATVGTPQLRQPKLLSALLRDFLSCCLQTDEEQRWSAKELLQHPFVTSAKPPFILAQVINSVKKTNNPNPKL, encoded by the exons atggcgcctgaagtggtgacaggtcaaccatatggtcccaaagtggacatatggtcttttggaattgtgggaattgaaATGATAGAACAAGAACCTCCTTACTTGGGCGAAAGTTCTGgcacg gctacatacctgatagccacagtagggactccacagctgcggcagcccaagctcctctcggctttgctgcgtgacttcctgagctgctgcctgcagacagacgaggagcagcgctggtctgccaaggagctcctgcag catccatttgtaacttcaGCCAAGCCACCATTCATCCTGGCACAAGTCATCAACTCAGTGAAGAAGACGAATAATCCTAACCCTAAACTCTAA